Sequence from the Panicum virgatum strain AP13 chromosome 5N, P.virgatum_v5, whole genome shotgun sequence genome:
gaagtctccggactataaatatgtacccataTGCTATTGAATAAAGATGACGGCATTCGTTTACACACAGCGGGTgtctccaccacaacaaacctcggcgcaccgccacccctaattctagggtttcatccaagtaagcgtcatgctgccctgatcacttcgcgtgatcagggcagtattgttcttgcttttaccttggtattactcgttctgaagcattttttatggcgagtagtactagttatcctgatgttcgtagcatgtcttttagtagatctatcgtgctttgttgcttattgtctacgaatatcatgttgtctttacgcgatcatgttatcatcttatactagctcttgttgcatagagttagctgcgtaaaggcaacaccctgcttcctttatgtttagtagatctgatctgttatggtttgctcttattcttgagagttggcgtaatatctgctaggttaggccttgcaaacgggttggatgatccggtggcgtgttagatgctctgctttagtcttaacagggaattgatccgggaattggctcttgctagttcttaggcctctgttttggttatggtttagttatctgttacgtttattaggcccagtcatgtgtaggatgttccgatctagcagtgaagctgttaccatcgtgggttagatcaattagatttaattgaagcagctttatatttatttgctttattcatcaatatctggatacaatcagatcccatctgacaccgggactcgatcggctctttaaagccgatgcaagagtcgtcccggggagctgaccatggctcggacttacatttacacgtgtctttgtatgcaggaaactgtttggagcacgttcacaccttcctgatcgggtataggtcaggtggcacgcccggttttcacacatcctccgggcgcgtgacagaaattgcgggccgtcgacgagggagcagtgcctctagcgccctagcaacctcccggctcttcgtgttgcccgtcgctgctcgccggtgggtttcgaccgacaacaaggTCGTATTAAGATGGAATTTGGGATGCAAAATCCAAATAAGAAGCAGCCGATTTGTGCTGGAAATCAACTTTATTATAACTTGCGAGTACAAGATTTAGAGATACCAAACTTTGTTCTTGTGACTTCGACAAAACAAATTGGATTGGCCTCAATTGCTCGATGACTGATGATGAAGCTGAGTAGTTTCCTAGAGGGTACGCCAAAGACACACTTCATCGGGTTGAGCTTGCATAAGAATCTCTGTAAgctgttgaaggtttcttccagATCAGAGATGAACTGATGttgggtcttggttttgacgaCGAAGTCGTCCACAtaagcttcaacattgcgatgtagctgattaGCGAAGCAAAGCTGAATTGCTCATTGATATGTAGCTCCTgcattcttcaacccgaaggacatgatCTTGTAAGCATACGCCTCGCATGGGGGTGATGAATACCTTCTTGATCTGGTCTTCCTCCTTGAGAGCGATCTGGTGATAACCAGAATAGCAGTCGATGAAGGAGCCAGCAGGTTAgacgattacttgatcaatgtgCGGTAGCTaggaaaggatcctttgggcagtgcTTATTGAGATCAGTATAATCGACACATATCCTCCATTCATtgttattctttttcttaacaAGTATAGGGTTACCTAACCACTCTGGGTGGTAAAGCTCTTTGATAAAACCacctgcgagtagttttgctaaCTCTTTCTTGATAGCTTTACACTTGTTTGGTGAGAACTGTCGTAGATGCTGCTTCTTAGGGATGGCTTTGGGGTCAACTTTTAGGGAATGCTCCATCAACttcttgggcacccctggcatatccactGGTTTCCACGTGAATACATCTCGATTGGCCCTACGGAAGTTGACGAGCAcaagttcctatttgtcgcccagCCCTATGCCGATTATGGCAGTCTTGGAGGAGTCTCCTTTTGGTAGCTAGATGGTCTTCGTGGTGACGTCACTCACTGGCTTGACTGAGGACTGGCTTGTCTTCAGTGAAAACTTTGATATATTTGTGCCTGACCAATCAAACTTTAATAAGCTTTTCTTGAGGAGAAGAAAGGGCTTCCCTAGATGTAACTCCAACAATCCCCGTCAGTGCTCATGGCTTGATGCTCAAACAAGTTTTGTAACAGCTCCAATTGTGCAAAAGCTTCCTCTGAAAGTGGAAGATAGAATAATATGTGGAAAGTGTAactcttgaaatattttttttaattttgtaaTATGATATAGAAGATAATGATACTTATGACATATTGACATATATATAAGTCTCGAAGAATAATGTATATAACACAAACTAAAGAGTGGAAATAAAACTGGTAATGATTAccttaaataaaataactaagcCCCATGATTCCACCAACAATAATGTTTCAGTCCTTCGTAGAAAAGCTTTTTCGGGCATTTCTTGATGCAAAATTCTTAAGAACCGTATCTAAATCAATGTTGTCCAAGATATCTTTCTCAATGCTGCACATAGCCAAGCCATTCGATCTTTTTTTTGCAACATAGTTGTCCTTAAACAATTTTTCAGTTGTTTCAATCACTACTACATAAacggtttgtaggggcgggtaaaaaacatttttaggggcaggtacGTTACCTGCCTCTGAAAATGCATTTGCAGGGGCGGTCaacccctcacccgcccctacaaacccatttctaggggcggttaACACCCCTGCCCGTCCCTAGAAATggatttgtagggacgggtgaggggatcacccgcccctggaatCTGATTAAAAAAAAGCGGGCCGACGCTGGATCTCGCCCAGGTCCCCCGGATCCACACCCACACCGCCAGATCCGCATGCCCGGGCCGTCCTGGCCACTAGAGTCGTGCCACTCGGAGCCACCACCGCAGCTGCGCCGCCAGATCCGCAGGTCCGGGCCGCCCCTGGCCGCCATAGCCGCGCCGCCAGTAGCCACCGCCGCAGCTGCGCAGCCGGAGCCACCACCGCAGCCGCGCCGAGCACCCCCCGCTGAGCTCCTCCAAGGCCGCCGCACGAGCGCATCCGCCGGGTTCCTCCTGGGCCGCTGTGCCGAGCCGCGCCGAGCAGCCCTGCTGGGCTCCTCCGTGGCCGCCGGTCCGAGTGCCGGGGCCGGGGTCCTCCGCGGCGTCGAGCGCTTGGGCCGGggtcggggccgccgccgcgccgagcgccGGGCCGGTGTCCTCCGCGGCCGAGCGCAGCCGCcaactcctccgcggccgccgctccgaGCACCACCGCCGGCTCCTCCGCAGCCGCCCTACATCCACCAGGTCGACCTCCATGccatgggagagaggagagatgggGAGAAGATAGAAGAGATGTGCAGAGGAGAGATAAGAGAGTGGGGATGGTTTGCTGCAgataagaagagaaagagaggaCCACTCTGGCGCCGCgacttttcaatttttttgggggCGGGTGAGGTTGTCACCCGCCTCTGAAAATGGACATCCATTTTTAGTGGTGGGTGATGGCctcacccgcctctaaaaataatatttgTAGGTAACCGCGCActatttgtagggacgggtgaCATTTTGGTCCGCctctgaaaaaaaattgaggcgttgctacaaatcgtctttgtagtagtgaattttgagaaatttttttCAGCGGAGACTACAGTCACATGTATAGTTAATTTTTTTCCAGCGGAGACTACAGTCACATGTATAGTTAACAGGATCCGATATGCAACAGAGATATTTGGATATCATGCTCGCTACGTTTGTGGCGTACATGAGAGGAAGGCCTGCGTGGGAAGCAGTATGAATTAAACTTCAGATAAAAATATTGATCACCACACTTCTTGATAATGAATACTGTTTGATCACGTTTGAGCATCATAGAGTGTAACTAAACTCGTTCTGATCTTGATGTTCGAGGGAGAGTTCAAAACGATCTGTTGGCAGGGAAGATTTCTTATATATTTTTACCTCTTTGTCAGTGGCTATCTTCTGCCTTGGAGAAACGAAAGAATCGGTGATACCGACTTATTGCTGATGACTAATATTCCTAGCTGTTTGGATAACTACCAGCCGATGCACTTTGGGTGTCGTGGAAGATGCTAAGATCAAACTCATAGACTGGTCCGTCGCTAGTTGCATTGGTCGGTATCATCAAAGTTTTATATATCCGATTCAAACTCGATCTAGTTATTTTGCGTGTAACAGATAACAGATGTGAAAATGCATACAGATGAGTGGGCTTGCACAATAAATAAATCTCCTTTTTTTTAGGCGTATTATAAAAATGAACGCACAATAAATCTCTCTTGGGGGTTATATTTATGTGCATTTATTATTTGTAGAGGTAACTGTACAAATATTATTTGGATTATCAAATAGATTTTTAGGatgtttatttgtcttcacctcCATGTCTTCGTGCTCCAAATTGTCCGCCACATGTTCATTGTTAAATAGACTTTCAGctcgatttttctttttcattcagATATGCGTGGACAATGCAACTTAGCGTCAATTGACAATTAAACTGTAACCTTGTTAGAGTCCATAGCGAGTCAAACTATGCTtcatttgtaaattttaaaatGGACGGAGCAGCAAATGAAGCTTTAGTGCTAGTACAAGACAACATTTTGCATGTATATATACATCTCCGGCGCTCCAGCACAGTCGTCAGTTGCCACGCGTTGATCATGGCACAGTCCTCTCCTTCCAAACAACGTCGTTGTCTTCGGCTTCTTCCATCGGCATCGATGCATCATTCCTCAGCTGCCTCTCCGCAGACATCCCGCCTCGCCTCGTCCACACCCCAGCAACCAACTCCTACGATGCGCTCCTTCTCTCCTCCGTCCGGAACCTCCGTTACGCGTTGCCAGGCACCGCGAGGCCCGTTGTGATCGTTGCGGCCACCGAGCCCGCCCATGTGCAGACCACTATTCTCTGTGGCCGCCGCCATAGCGTCCGCATCCGCACGCGGAGCGGCGGCCACGACTACGAGGGCCTCTCCTACGCCTCCCTCGACCCGCGCCAGCGGTTCGCTGTGCTCGACCTCGCCGAGCTCCGCGCGATCCACATCGACACAGCACGAGCCGAGGCCTGGGTCGGGTCAGGCGCCTCCCTCGGCGAACTCTACTACGCCGTCGGCGCTGCCAGCCGCACGTTGGCGTTCCCCGACGGCTCCTGCCCCACCGTTTGCGTCGGCGGCCACCTGATCGGCGGCGGGTTCGGCTCGCTGGCGCGCAAGTACGGCCTTTCCGCAGACAACGTCCTTGACGCCGTGGTCGTGGACGCCCAGGGGAGGCTACTGAACAGAAGCACCATGGGGGAGGACCACTTCTGGGCCatccggggtggcggcggcgagagcttCGGCGTGGTCCTGTCCTGGAAGGTGCGGCTCGTGCGCGTGCCCGAAACCGTAACCGTGTTCGGCATCCGGCGGTTCAGAAACCAGTCCGCCGTCGGCCTCATCACCAGATGGCAAGACATCGCGCCGGCGCTTCCCTGGGACCTGTACCTCCGCGTCCTCGTGCAGAACCCGCAGGCGGACTTCGTGGCCCTGTTCCTCGGCCGGTGCGGTCGCCTCGCCCGCATCATGCAGCGTCGCTTCCCAGAACTTGGGATGACACGAGCGGACTGCCAGGAGATAAGCTGGGTCCAATCCACCATCTTCATCGAGTTCTTCACGACCGCCAAACCACTCGAGGTGCTCCTGGACAGGAGCAACAAGCCAGGCTACTACCTCAAGGTGAAGTCCGACCACGTGCAGGAAGCCATCCCAAGGCACGCGTGGGAGAGCATATGGGCCAAGTGGCTAGACGAGCCCGGGACGCCGCCGATCATGCTGGATCCCTACGGCGGCCGGATGGGCAGCATCTCGCCGTCGGCGACGCCGTTCCCGCACCGGAACTACCTCTACCAGCTCCAGGTCTACTCGTTCTGGTTCGAGAATGGGACAGAAGCACTGGAGAAGCGGATCAGCTGGGTCAGGGGAGTGCACGAGGAGCTGGAGCCGTACGTGTCCAGGAACCCAAGAGCTGTGTATGTGAACTACAGGGACTTGGACCTGGGGACGAATGGATTGGAGAATAACGTGACCAGCTACGAGAAGGCCAAAGTTTGGGGGGAGAAGTATTTCAAGGGTAATTTCAAGAGGTTGGCCGCCGTGAAGAGAAAGGTGGATCCTGATGATTTCTTCAGGAATGAGCAGAGCATCCCTCCCCTTCCAGCAGCAGCTAAAGGGTAGAGAGCTCCATTATATTTGATGGAACTACATCATTCGGCGTGCGATGCGCGCCCTACAGTTTGAACAATTAAAGCTAAGTAACTATAAAACAATAAAAGTGATATTTAAACTATATGCATTGTATAAGATGAATTCAATACGATACGACCACATCTGGTAGCAAGCACATCATCAATATGTTGACATAGTTGTCGATCTATTAGGAATTTGAATCATAAATATTATAGCATAATCAAGCACCATGCTATCCTAGCCATCAGGTGCCTATCCGCCATCTCAATCATCAACATCATAGTACATCTAATCACCATGCATACATGGTATTTGGAGCATCAATATTATAACACATCCGAGCACCTTAAATCTACGTGCACCAATGAGTATGCATAGCTACCAAACAACCTAGCTGGTAGCTTTGAATATAATAGTAACTGAAATAAAAATCAAATCACCATACTACACGGTTTGCAGGCAGAGGTCGATGCAGACTCACTACGTGAAACACGAACTTAGGTAACGTGGCATTAGTAACAGGCGTATGTTGTCCGTTACAAGAATCAATGACCGTAACCGTCTTTAATGGAGGACGTTACCAATAGGACCCCCAGTGCCGAGCCAGATCTGGACATCAATGTAGTCTGTTACCAATGACAATATATAAGTATCGGAATTTGTCTAAGTCTGCTACGTATATCATTGGTAATGTTCACTGTTCACGTCCGTTTCATTATATGACAGTAGTTACGGGCACGTTTTGCCCGTTACAATGAATTTTGTATGAGTAACAGTTCTTGTCAGCACCAATTACCATATTGTAAACATGGTAACGGTTGTTACTTAGACGTTACAAATAAGGTCACTCTGGGTTATATGGTGGAGCTTTTTCATTTTGGGAATCACCAAGCTTCCTCTCGACGCCACCCGTATAGAGGGGCCGTCGAccctgcacctcctccaccagcggcCTCTGCTGCTCCTTCTCCACTGCCGCCCTCGTCTACCACAGGCGCCTCCGCTCTGCTCCTCCTCTACCGGCTCGGCCTGCTCCACCGCCACGCCTCCTCAACGGTCCTCCTCCACCGACGGCCTCCTCGATCTATTGACGTCCCTCCTCCGCCACTCCTCCTTATCCTCCACCGGAGTGCCTTCGGGCCTCGGCATCGTCCTCCGAGGTGAGTCCTCCTGCCCTCGGTTGTACAACTTTGCCGCTCGGCTGCAAGCTTTCAGAAGCTCCTCCTTACGCTCCATATTGATTTTATTGATGCATGTTGGTTTATTTTTTGTTTACTAGAATTTCTTCTAATGACATATGCATTCTGTTATCATTTCCAATTGGAGGATATCCATTTAAAGGAATATTCTAAATGGATAGATGTTTTGGACTTCCACTGGAGATTGGGAATCGATGGACTTTCATTACGATCTATTTTATTGATAGGATTTATCACTACTTTAGCTACTTTAGTGGCTTGTCCGGTTACTCGAAATTAGCGATTATTCTATTTCCAGATGCTAGCAATGTATAGCAGTTAAATAGGATTATTCTTTTCACAAGACCTTTTACCTTTTTTATCATGTGGTAGTTAGAATTAATCCCTATTTACTTATTTTTATCCTTGGGGGGGGTGCATGTATTCATCTACCAAGATTATTTTTGTATCCCTGTTTacttattttgcatttttttatcaATGATATTGATGAATATATGTTCACTGTCAATTTATACTGCGATATGGTATGGATGAATATATGTTCACTGTCAATTCTATTTGTAGCAATGGATTGGCCCAAAGCATTAGAGTGTCGTGCTAGAGCCCGTAGCAGAATTTGCCAATTTATTGCGGGGCGTCGAACAATTATTTGGTCCCCATCCGGAGCCAATAGCAGGGTTCTCAATTGGGTGGTTGGAGCATTGGGAAGAACCTCTGTCGTTGCCCTTACAGCGGTGGATCGGCCAATGCTTCGTAGCTGTCTAGGCCGGAGATGCTGGCATACGGCATGGAAGCATCGTCGATTTGAAGTAGATGTGTAGCGTAACGGCTGTGGTGCAGATAGAGCTCTGCTGGACCCAGTCATGGTGAGACATGAGGAGATTCGTCGTTCGATGGAGATGATGCTAAAGGCAGTACGTGTTGTTAGAAGGCAGCAATTGGATCGTTTGTACTAGATGGTAGCTTAATGTAAGGCATGTGTTAGCTAGATGATTAGTTTGACCTGCCTACCCAATCTTTGGCCCTTCCTGGGCAATCTATTAAACATGTTAAATCCCTGGGTCTTCGACAATATCCAGTGCCCAAAGAACTTCAAACCCACTAACCTCCAGAAGTACGATGGTAAGCAAGATCCTGcccaatggttacgtttatactcgacgGCTATTGATGTTGCGGGAGGAGACACCGCTACTAAGGCTCTCTACTTCCCCATGGTCCTGGAACCTACGCCACTCAGCTGGCTGGAGAGCTTGAAGCGTGAGTCCATCCACTCATGGGAAGATCTTAAGAAggtcttcatcgacaactttcaAGGATCCCTAAATCGGGTGGCTACTCTCCATGCTCTTGCAATGTGCAAACAAGAGCCAGGCGAATCCTTGAGGTCCTacatcaagcgcttcttcgacacaagggcCATTATTGCCAACGTCTCCGACGaggacgtcatcgactacttccacgACGGCATCACCACCCAATCGCTTTTACCGTGATTTCGGACGAAACCTTCCCAAAACAGTGGTAAAGGTACGCGACATGATGCAGCGTTGGGCAGACGAGGAGGAACAAGAGCACAGTCATTTCCCGCGTAGTAACAATGATAACAATGGGAAGCGCAACAATGATCGCGGAGGCAGCGGTAACCATCTAGGATTTCCTGCGCGCAAGTGCAAGCCAGAGATGTCGTCGGGGCTATCGATCGTAGCCCGCGTAGTAAAAAAGCAGGAAAGCCCCAGGATCAGTTCGATAAGATCCTACACAGCAAGAAGTGCCCGATCCATCCAAAGAGTAACCACTCGATGTTTGAGTGCACACTCATTCGCAAGTCTCTCCAGTCTCCTCTGCCAGATGCACCCAAGAAGAAGCCGAACAaggacgatgatgatgatgatgacaagaaaGATCCTCACGGGTTCCAAAAGCCTGAAAACATGGTCAACGTCATCTTTGGAGGAGATCCAAACTTCTCCAAGCGTGCCCAGAAGTTGCTACTGCGGGAGATCCTTTCAGTCGAACCTGCAATTCAGAGACCCTTGAAGTACATCGAGGTCCCTAtcaccttctccagggaggatcaatggaccagcttctctgaaccaggAAAATTTCcactagtactcgatccagtcatCAAGGGATCCAAactcactcgagtactcatcgatggTGGAAGCGGGCTCAACTTGATATTTGCAAGCACTCTAaggaagatgggcctcaactacatgagttTGCTTGGCCAGTGCTGG
This genomic interval carries:
- the LOC120674683 gene encoding berberine bridge enzyme-like Cyn d 4: MPGPSWPLESCHSEPPPQLRRQIRRSGPPLAAIAAPPVATAAAAQPEPPPQPRRAPPAELLQGRRTSASAGFLLGRCAEPRRAALLGSSVAAGPSAGAGVLRGVERLGRGRGRRRAERRAGVLRGRAQPPTPPRPPLRAPPPAPPQPPYIHQVDLHAMGERRDGEKIEEMCRGEIREWGWFAADKKRKRGPLWRRDFSIFLGAVLSFQTTSLSSASSIGIDASFLSCLSADIPPRLVHTPATNSYDALLLSSVRNLRYALPGTARPVVIVAATEPAHVQTTILCGRRHSVRIRTRSGGHDYEGLSYASLDPRQRFAVLDLAELRAIHIDTARAEAWVGSGASLGELYYAVGAASRTLAFPDGSCPTVCVGGHLIGGGFGSLARKYGLSADNVLDAVVVDAQGRLLNRSTMGEDHFWAIRGGGGESFGVVLSWKVRLVRVPETVTVFGIRRFRNQSAVGLITRWQDIAPALPWDLYLRVLVQNPQADFVALFLGRCGRLARIMQRRFPELGMTRADCQEISWVQSTIFIEFFTTAKPLEVLLDRSNKPGYYLKVKSDHVQEAIPRHAWESIWAKWLDEPGTPPIMLDPYGGRMGSISPSATPFPHRNYLYQLQVYSFWFENGTEALEKRISWVRGVHEELEPYVSRNPRAVYVNYRDLDLGTNGLENNVTSYEKAKVWGEKYFKGNFKRLAAVKRKVDPDDFFRNEQSIPPLPAAAKG